Proteins co-encoded in one Prunus persica cultivar Lovell chromosome G6, Prunus_persica_NCBIv2, whole genome shotgun sequence genomic window:
- the LOC109949935 gene encoding uncharacterized protein LOC109949935 translates to MVSEYNQFAAVAVGDKRKHDQISSPSHGKEGNKPGDPPTPEKTNLEGRASNQRRRGETENKLETSSETDSIKATLVLHEDLKQLSEIIHTIEGNCPNITGSVNVLDLFISSKNHIEYGRKKAGRGVMMLKEGLSILYEAQELLKVINSKPQE, encoded by the exons ATGGTGTCAGAATACAACCAATTCGCAGCTGTGGCTGTGGGGGATAAAAGGAAACACGACCAAATCTCATCACCATCGCATGGCAAAGAGGGGAACAAACCAGGGGATCCCCCCACACCCGAAAAAACAAACTtag AAGGTCGAGCGAGCAACCAAAGGAGGAGGGGTGAAACTGAAAACAAGTTGGAGACTAGCAGTGAAACGGATTCTATCAAGGCCACACTTGTTCTTCATGAAGACTTAAAGCAGCTGTCGGAAATAATACACACCATTGAGGGTAATTGCCCTAACATAACTGGTTCTGTCAACGTACTGGACCTCTTTATTTCCTCAAAGAATCATATTGAATATGGACGTAAAAAGGCTGGTAGAGGAGTGATGATGTTGAAAGAGGGATTGAGCATACTCTATGAAGCGCAAGAATTATTAAAGGTCATCAATTCAAAGCCCCAAGAGTGA